A genomic stretch from Tenrec ecaudatus isolate mTenEca1 chromosome X, mTenEca1.hap1, whole genome shotgun sequence includes:
- the NYX gene encoding nyctalopin, producing the protein MVVLFLSFLSPAMVLGLPGARAAGACTRSCPATCVCSSSQRGCSVRCERAGLLRVPAEFPCEAASIDLDRNRLRVLGERAFGTLPALRRLSLRHNNLSFITPGAFKGLPGLVELRLAHNGHLRYLHARTFAALGRLRHLDLAACRLFSVPERLLAELPALRELAAFDNLFRHVPGALRGLANLTHARLERGRIEAVASGSLRGLWRLRALSLQANRVRAVHAGAFGDCGALEHLLLNDNLLAALPADAFRGLRRLRALNLGGNALRRVARAWFADLAELELLYLDRNSIAFVEEGAFQNLSGLLALHLNGNRLTVLSWAAFQPGFFLGRLFLFRNPWRCDCRLEWLQEWMESSGHVAEVPCASPGSVAGLDLMEVRFGHLTDGLCVDPEELNVTASGPGPSPDPVAATVSKFSSLLSRLLAPRAPVEELANSTEMLANASLSSGFPHCGVRRLGRQTKVLLSVCLLLGVAQHVKSGLHMD; encoded by the coding sequence ATGGTGGTTCTGTTTCTGTCTTTTCTCTCCCCAGCGATGGTGCTCGGCCTGCCTGGCGCTAGGGCCGCGGGCGCTTGCACGCGCTCCTGCCCCGCCACGTGTGTCTGCAGCAGCTCCCAGCGAGGCTGCTCGGTGCGCTGCGAGCGCGCGGGCCTGCTGCGGGTGCCGGCCGAGTTCCCCTGCGAGGCGGCCTCCATCGACCTGGACCGCAACCGCCTGCGCGTCCTGGGCGAGCGGGCCTTCGGCACGCTGCCCGCCCTGCGCCGCCTGTCGCTGCGCCACAACAACCTGTCCTTCATCACGCCCGGCGCCTTCAAGGGCCTGCCCGGGCTGGTGGAGCTGCGCCTGGCACACAACGGCCACCTCCGCTACCTGCACGCGCGCACCTTCGCCGCGCTGGGCCGGCTGCGCCACCTTGACCTGGCCGCCTGCCGCCTCTTCAGCGTGCCCGAGCGGCTCCTGGCCGAGCTGCCGGCCCTGCGCGAGCTCGCCGCCTTCGACAACCTGTTCCGCCACGTGCCGGGCGCCCTGCGCGGCCTGGCCAACCTGACGCATGCGCGCCTGGAGCGGGGCCGCATCGAGGCCGTGGCGTCCGGCTCGCTGCGCGGCCTGTGGCGCCTGCGCGCGCTCAGCCTGCAGGCCAACCGCGTCCGCGCCGTGCACGCCGGCGCCTTCGGCGACTGCGGCGCCCTGGAGCACCTGCTGCTCAACGACAACCTGCTGGCCGCGCTGCCCGCCGACGCCTTCCGCGGCCTGCGCCGCCTGCGCGCGCTCAACCTGGGCGGCAACGCGCTGCGGCGCGTGGCGCGCGCCTGGTTTGCCGACCTGGCCGAGCTTGAACTGCTCTACCTGGACCGCAACAGCATCGCCTTCGTGGAGGAGGGCGCTTTCCAGAACCTCTCGGGCCTTCTGGCGCTGCATCTCAACGGCAACCGCCTCACCGTGCTCTCCTGGGCTGCCTTCCAACCCGGCTTCTTCCTGGGACGGCTCTTCCTCTTCCGGAACCCGTGGCGCTGCGACTGTCGCCTCGAGTGGCTGCAGGAGTGGATGGAGAGCTCTGGGCACGTCGCTGAAGTGCCGTGCGCCTCGCCGGGATCCGTGGCGGGCCTGGACCTCATGGAGGTGAGATTTGGGCATCTCACCGACGGCCTGTGTGTGGACCCTGAGGAGCTGAACGTGACAGCATCTGGTCCAGGCCCATCCCCAGACCCAGTAGCTGCCACTGTGAGCAAGTTCAGCAGCCTCCTCTCCAGGCTGCTGGCGCCAAGGGCTCCCGTGGAAGAGCTGGCCAATAGCACCGAAATGCTAGCCAACGCCTCGTTGTCCAGCGGCTTTCCTCACTGTGGGGTACGCCGCTTGGGCCGCCAGACCAAGGTCCTCCTCAGCGTTTGTCTCCTGCTCGGTGTGGCCCAGCACGTGAAGTCTGGCTTGCATATGGACTGA